The genomic region AACGCATAGTCAGGTACCCGACGAGGCATACCAGCAAGACCAATAAAGTGCATAGGGAAGAACAGTACGTTTACTGAAATTAACGAGCACCAAAAATGCAGCTTACCGATTTTTTCGTCGTACATGTGCCCCGTCCATTTTGGTAACCAGTAGTAAGTTGCTGCGAATAAACTGAACAGCGAACCGGTAACCAGTACATAGTGGAAATGAGCTACAACAAAGTAGGTGTCATGGTATTGGAAGTCGACTGGTGTCATTGCCAGCATTAACCCTGAGAAACCGCCAATGGTGAACAAGATGACAAAAGCAATAGAGAACAGCATAGGCGTTTCAAAGGTCATCGCCCCTTGCCACATGGTTGCTACCCAGTTGAAGACTTTAACCCCAGTAGGCACGGCAATGAGCATGGTGCAGTACATAAAGAATAACTCACCGGCCAATGGCATACCTGTGGTAAACATGTGATGCGCCCAAACGATAAACGATAAAAATGCAATCGATGCTGTTGCATAAACCATTGAGCTATAACCAAATAGGCGCTTACGAGTGAACGCTGGGATAATGGTTGAGACAATACCAAAGGCTGGCAAAATCATGATGTAAACTTCAGGGTGACCAAAGAACCAGAAGATATGCTGGAACATGACGGGGTCGCCACCACCTGCAGCATCAAAGAATGAGGTGCCAAAGTAGGTATCGGTTAATACCATGGTGACCGCACCGGCAAGTACCGGCATAACGGCAATTAATAGGTAAGCGGTAATGAAGAACGTCCAAACAAACAGGGGCATTTTCATGTAGGTCATACCTGGAGCGCGCATGTTCATAATGGTGACGATGATATTGATCGCCCCCATAATCGACGAGATACCCATAATGTGTACCGCAAAGACAAAAAATGCGGTGCTGCCGTTAGAGTACGTGGTTGATAGTGGCGCATAGAACGTCCAACCAAAGTTTGGTCCACCACCTTCTAAAAACAAGCTTGCAAGCAAGATAGA from Thalassotalea sp. Sam97 harbors:
- the ctaD gene encoding cytochrome c oxidase subunit I produces the protein MSSATNTLDHVHDHHDHKPAGIMRWILTTNHKDIGTLYLWFSFAMLLTGGAMAMVIRAELFQPGLQIVEPDFFNQMTTVHGLIMVFGAIMPAFTGLANWLIPMMIGAPDMALPRLNNWSFWILPFAFSILLASLFLEGGGPNFGWTFYAPLSTTYSNGSTAFFVFAVHIMGISSIMGAINIIVTIMNMRAPGMTYMKMPLFVWTFFITAYLLIAVMPVLAGAVTMVLTDTYFGTSFFDAAGGGDPVMFQHIFWFFGHPEVYIMILPAFGIVSTIIPAFTRKRLFGYSSMVYATASIAFLSFIVWAHHMFTTGMPLAGELFFMYCTMLIAVPTGVKVFNWVATMWQGAMTFETPMLFSIAFVILFTIGGFSGLMLAMTPVDFQYHDTYFVVAHFHYVLVTGSLFSLFAATYYWLPKWTGHMYDEKIGKLHFWCSLISVNVLFFPMHFIGLAGMPRRVPDYALQFADMNMWVSLGGFAFGLSQLIFLYVVLKCIRGGEKAEAKSWEGAEGLEWTVASPAPYHTFATPPEVK